In a single window of the Caldicoprobacter guelmensis genome:
- a CDS encoding dihydrodipicolinate synthase family protein: MNDKLAGVFIPVVTPFTDQKVDLGKLAFNIQKANQTPVRGYMPLGSNGEFAHMSDEEQLLVYKTVKENAAKDKVLIAGIARQSAYSTIEFGKRIEDIGADFVSILTPNYFASFMNDTALIKYYTVIADALSIPVLMYNCPKFASGVTISPEVVKILSSHPNIMGMKDTSTGNISKYLAVKDENFDVLAGSITNFLEGLKAGASGGVLSMANYLPEACCLLYEMFKQGNIAEAERLSDELIRLSKNATDKYGVAGVKASCDIFGYKGGEVRNPLIDCNEQQRKEIEKAFIEAGYLKLND, from the coding sequence ATGAATGACAAGTTAGCAGGTGTATTTATACCTGTTGTTACACCTTTTACCGATCAAAAAGTGGACCTTGGGAAATTAGCGTTTAACATACAGAAAGCGAACCAGACGCCTGTCAGAGGTTACATGCCTCTAGGCAGTAATGGAGAATTTGCACATATGAGCGATGAAGAACAGCTATTGGTTTATAAAACCGTAAAAGAAAATGCAGCAAAAGACAAGGTGCTTATAGCAGGGATAGCACGGCAGTCAGCATATTCAACTATTGAATTTGGCAAGCGTATAGAAGACATTGGAGCAGACTTTGTCTCGATATTGACACCAAATTATTTTGCTTCATTTATGAATGATACGGCACTTATAAAATATTATACAGTAATAGCTGATGCTTTATCTATCCCGGTGCTTATGTACAATTGCCCCAAATTTGCTTCAGGCGTTACTATATCTCCTGAAGTAGTGAAGATATTATCAAGCCATCCCAATATTATGGGAATGAAGGATACCTCGACCGGTAATATATCCAAGTATCTTGCGGTAAAGGATGAAAATTTCGATGTATTGGCAGGCAGTATAACTAATTTTTTGGAAGGCTTGAAAGCAGGCGCTTCTGGTGGCGTATTGTCGATGGCCAATTATCTGCCTGAAGCGTGTTGTTTATTGTATGAAATGTTTAAACAGGGAAATATAGCCGAGGCGGAAAGGTTAAGTGATGAGTTGATCAGGTTAAGCAAGAATGCGACTGATAAATATGGCGTGGCGGGAGTAAAAGCAAGCTGTGATATTTTCGGTTACAAAGGTGGAGAGGTCAGAAATCCGCTTATAGACTGTAATGAGCAACAAAGAAAAGAAATAGAAAAGGCCTTTATTGAAGCCGGTTATTTAAAATTGAACGATTGA
- a CDS encoding PPC domain-containing DNA-binding protein, producing MEYFSTQEIGRIFILRLDQGDMVLESINELIVKEGIKDAVVVSGIGTLDRCTLHMVMTTSYPPVERFERWEDKPLELASIDGIIADGKPHLHAVVSDHEKAYAGHLESGCRVLYLAEIVIMEVKSLDLIRIPNDKNILRLISRK from the coding sequence ATGGAGTACTTTTCAACACAGGAAATTGGTAGAATATTTATACTAAGGCTAGACCAAGGTGACATGGTGCTTGAGAGCATAAATGAGCTGATCGTCAAGGAAGGGATTAAAGATGCCGTAGTGGTATCCGGCATAGGGACGCTGGATAGGTGCACACTACATATGGTGATGACAACCAGTTATCCACCGGTTGAGCGTTTTGAACGCTGGGAGGACAAACCTTTGGAGCTTGCCTCAATAGACGGCATAATAGCGGATGGAAAGCCACATTTGCATGCCGTGGTATCTGACCATGAAAAGGCATATGCGGGTCATCTTGAGAGCGGCTGCAGGGTTTTGTATTTGGCAGAAATAGTGATAATGGAGGTTAAATCTCTGGACCTTATTAGGATACCTAATGATAAGAACATTTTAAGGCTTATAAGCCGCAAATAA
- the xylB gene encoding xylulokinase, whose protein sequence is MKRKKYVLGVDLGTSSCKSILIDETGQIIADSSVGYPVYMPHANWVEQDPADWEQAVTLSIRQVLNKSNIDTEQLVGMGLSGQMHGLVALDIQGKVLRPAILWNDQRSAEQCQRIVEMVGGKENLLKMINNDMLPGYTASKILWLAENEPYIFDKACMFLNPKDYIRYKLTGNFATDVSDASGTGLFDVRRRCWNEKLLSILGIQKEFLPKCFESTEITGYITNAASECTGLPKGLPVVAGGGDAVIQTTGTGLVQEGVLGIIIGTAGIVAMGLNSYKFNRRGALQIFCNNYPGTWHAMGVTLSAGASLEWLKNVLYEQNFSSNVYKDMDKLAADSPAGSNGLIFLPYLFGERCPYADPSARGTFIGLTYKHQKSDIIRAVLEGVVFSLKQVAELITECSNVPISEVRTSGGGSKSELWRQIQADVFQLPVVTVSGGEHGGAFGAALIAGIGCGIWPDVFEAVKILKIETETLPDKKNKELYDSLFEVYKNLYLINKPAFNRLANLFG, encoded by the coding sequence ATGAAGCGAAAAAAGTATGTTTTAGGGGTAGATTTGGGGACATCCAGCTGTAAAAGTATATTGATTGATGAAACAGGGCAGATAATAGCCGATTCTTCTGTTGGTTACCCCGTTTATATGCCTCATGCAAACTGGGTAGAACAGGATCCTGCAGATTGGGAGCAAGCGGTTACATTAAGCATACGGCAAGTATTAAATAAGAGTAATATAGATACTGAGCAACTGGTTGGTATGGGTCTCTCTGGGCAAATGCACGGACTTGTTGCTTTGGATATACAGGGGAAGGTCCTAAGACCGGCGATATTATGGAACGACCAGAGGTCCGCTGAACAGTGCCAACGTATAGTTGAGATGGTGGGCGGGAAAGAGAACCTACTTAAGATGATAAACAATGACATGTTGCCAGGTTATACAGCGAGTAAAATTCTTTGGCTGGCTGAAAATGAGCCTTATATATTTGATAAAGCCTGCATGTTTCTCAATCCAAAAGACTATATAAGATATAAGCTAACCGGCAATTTTGCAACAGACGTTTCGGATGCATCAGGTACTGGCTTATTTGATGTGAGAAGGCGATGTTGGAACGAGAAATTATTATCCATTCTAGGAATTCAAAAAGAATTTTTACCCAAATGTTTTGAATCGACTGAAATTACAGGTTATATCACCAATGCTGCTAGTGAATGTACCGGCCTTCCTAAAGGATTACCTGTCGTAGCCGGTGGGGGGGATGCTGTAATACAAACTACTGGTACTGGCTTAGTACAGGAAGGAGTATTGGGTATTATTATTGGTACTGCCGGAATTGTTGCGATGGGACTGAATAGTTACAAATTTAATAGGCGGGGTGCCTTGCAGATATTTTGTAATAATTATCCAGGCACATGGCATGCAATGGGGGTTACGCTTAGTGCAGGCGCCTCTCTTGAATGGCTTAAGAACGTGCTGTATGAGCAAAATTTTAGTAGTAATGTATATAAAGATATGGATAAATTGGCAGCTGATTCCCCTGCTGGTAGCAATGGCCTTATATTTTTACCGTATTTGTTTGGAGAACGCTGTCCATATGCAGACCCTTCAGCCCGAGGCACGTTTATTGGCCTAACATATAAACACCAGAAATCAGATATAATTAGGGCTGTGCTTGAGGGAGTGGTGTTCAGCTTAAAACAGGTTGCCGAGTTAATAACTGAGTGCAGCAATGTTCCAATTTCGGAAGTTCGGACTTCTGGTGGAGGTTCAAAAAGTGAGCTGTGGAGGCAGATTCAGGCAGATGTATTTCAGTTACCGGTTGTAACCGTAAGCGGTGGAGAACACGGAGGAGCTTTTGGAGCAGCTTTAATTGCAGGAATAGGATGTGGTATATGGCCGGATGTGTTTGAAGCCGTGAAGATATTAAAAATAGAGACAGAAACCTTGCCTGATAAAAAGAATAAAGAGCTGTATGATTCATTATTTGAGGTTTATAAAAACTTGTATTTAATTAATAAACCAGCTTTCAATAGGTTGGCTAATCTATTTGGTTAA
- a CDS encoding hydroxyacid dehydrogenase: MKKVLLPEKIIDEALQLLKSKVEVVILDDITEQTIINEVHDAFAIILRSRAKITRRIIEAAPKLKIISRTGAGYDNIDVEAATQYGVMVCNLPGINSVPVAEHTIALMLALVKQIPKMDSYVRNKQWHKRNELIAEEVVGKNVGIIGLGKIGREVLVRCKALGMNILGYDPYIDKQQFNSNDIQFCNSLDEIFSKADIITLHVPNITETRGMVTKQLIDLMKPTAYIINTSRGEVIDQDALVKALKERRIAGAALDVFHKEPLEPDNPLLELDNVILTPHVAALTKESGVKMAVEAVKQVIDYLEGRMPKYIVNRRELNLE; encoded by the coding sequence ATGAAAAAGGTATTGTTGCCAGAAAAAATTATTGATGAAGCGCTACAGTTATTAAAAAGCAAAGTGGAAGTTGTCATATTAGATGATATCACCGAGCAGACCATAATTAATGAAGTTCATGATGCATTTGCGATAATTTTAAGAAGTAGAGCAAAAATTACGCGAAGGATTATTGAGGCAGCACCTAAGTTAAAGATTATTTCAAGAACGGGTGCAGGGTACGACAACATAGATGTGGAGGCTGCCACGCAATACGGTGTAATGGTATGTAATTTGCCGGGGATAAATAGTGTGCCAGTAGCTGAACACACTATAGCACTTATGTTGGCATTAGTGAAGCAGATACCCAAAATGGATAGTTATGTCCGTAATAAACAATGGCATAAAAGAAATGAGCTTATTGCTGAGGAAGTGGTAGGTAAAAATGTTGGAATAATAGGTTTGGGTAAAATTGGACGGGAAGTTTTAGTTCGGTGTAAAGCTCTAGGGATGAATATCTTGGGTTATGACCCATATATTGACAAACAACAATTTAATAGCAATGATATCCAATTTTGCAATAGCCTGGACGAAATATTTTCCAAAGCTGATATTATAACATTACATGTCCCTAATATAACTGAGACACGCGGAATGGTGACAAAACAATTAATAGATCTAATGAAACCTACTGCCTATATTATCAATACAAGTAGAGGGGAAGTAATTGATCAAGATGCATTGGTTAAAGCATTAAAAGAACGAAGGATAGCTGGAGCAGCGTTGGATGTTTTTCATAAGGAACCTCTAGAACCAGACAATCCATTGTTGGAACTTGATAATGTAATACTAACGCCTCATGTTGCAGCCTTGACCAAGGAATCGGGCGTGAAAATGGCCGTAGAAGCAGTTAAACAAGTTATTGACTATTTAGAAGGAAGAATGCCGAAATACATTGTGAACAGGAGGGAGCTTAACCTTGAGTAA
- a CDS encoding carbohydrate ABC transporter permease, whose amino-acid sequence MKGYRFNRPWEGYAFLAPWITGFLCFTVIPMILSLYFSFTYYDIMTPPKWIGLKNYVDIFRDPRFYKSLRVTATYVVLGVPFQLTFALILAVVLKKDIPGVRVYRAIYYLPSLFGGSVAVAILWRQLFNKEGAINKILALIGIEGMNWIATPSTALYTLILLAIWQFGSPMVIFLGGLKQISQDYYEAAEIDGCGKIKTFFYITLPLLTPMVFFNVVMTIINAFQAFTPSYIISGGTGAPVDSTLFYTLYLYIKGFRHFSMGYASALAWILLVIIAGITATMFLIGKYWVYYDE is encoded by the coding sequence ATGAAAGGATATAGATTTAATAGGCCGTGGGAAGGATATGCGTTTCTAGCTCCTTGGATAACGGGTTTTCTGTGTTTTACTGTTATTCCCATGATATTGTCTTTGTATTTTTCGTTTACTTATTATGACATAATGACACCACCTAAGTGGATAGGTTTAAAAAATTATGTGGACATATTTCGCGATCCCCGTTTTTATAAAAGCTTGCGCGTGACAGCTACCTACGTAGTATTGGGAGTACCTTTTCAGTTAACATTTGCTCTTATTTTAGCAGTTGTTCTTAAAAAGGATATTCCTGGTGTTCGTGTTTACAGAGCAATATATTATTTGCCTTCGCTGTTTGGTGGCAGTGTTGCAGTCGCGATTTTGTGGCGTCAACTTTTTAATAAAGAAGGCGCGATAAATAAAATACTTGCACTTATAGGTATCGAAGGTATGAATTGGATTGCTACTCCCAGCACTGCTTTATATACTTTAATTTTATTGGCAATTTGGCAATTTGGTTCACCTATGGTTATATTTTTAGGAGGTTTAAAGCAAATATCCCAAGATTATTATGAAGCAGCAGAAATAGATGGTTGTGGGAAAATAAAGACATTTTTCTATATTACGTTACCTCTTCTTACCCCTATGGTATTCTTTAATGTAGTTATGACCATTATAAATGCTTTTCAGGCATTTACGCCTTCATATATAATTAGCGGAGGAACAGGAGCGCCAGTTGACTCAACTCTATTTTATACTCTATATCTATACATTAAAGGATTTCGTCACTTTTCTATGGGATATGCTTCGGCTTTAGCATGGATATTGTTAGTTATTATAGCAGGTATTACGGCTACTATGTTCTTAATAGGTAAATACTGGGTATATTATGATGAGTGA
- a CDS encoding RraA family protein: protein MSKTEREELLKLFEGLRVADVRDGMDWNMMHGYGSMSYDMRPLFRTRIVGIARTVRYLPYDGPIPKMTPDEYTEWVKWYYDNICIYPWMEEIEPGDVIVIDQSGVNAGLMGSNNSLYGYMKGARGYVIEGGVRDTDELILQKVPVWSKFVSQSMVQGRLRYDAKDIPVCVGGVIVHPGDIIVADGDGVIVVPRDKAYDVAKYARQELNNDKIGRRKLYEALGWELDDTVK from the coding sequence ATGTCAAAAACCGAAAGAGAGGAATTATTAAAACTTTTTGAAGGATTACGAGTGGCAGATGTAAGAGATGGCATGGATTGGAACATGATGCATGGGTATGGCAGTATGTCATATGATATGCGACCTCTTTTCAGGACTAGAATAGTTGGCATAGCTAGGACAGTGCGTTATTTACCTTATGACGGACCTATTCCCAAGATGACGCCTGATGAGTATACAGAATGGGTAAAGTGGTACTATGACAATATTTGCATTTATCCATGGATGGAAGAAATCGAACCCGGTGACGTTATTGTCATCGATCAAAGCGGAGTAAATGCTGGACTTATGGGTTCGAACAACTCCTTATATGGATATATGAAGGGAGCAAGAGGATATGTAATAGAAGGTGGCGTAAGGGATACAGATGAATTGATTTTACAAAAGGTTCCTGTTTGGTCAAAATTTGTGTCTCAATCAATGGTGCAAGGAAGATTGCGTTATGATGCTAAGGATATTCCAGTATGTGTTGGTGGTGTTATTGTACATCCTGGTGATATCATCGTTGCTGATGGTGATGGTGTGATTGTTGTACCACGGGATAAAGCATATGATGTAGCAAAATACGCGAGGCAAGAATTAAATAATGACAAGATAGGTAGGAGAAAACTTTATGAGGCTTTAGGATGGGAACTCGATGATACTGTTAAGTGA
- a CDS encoding NAD-dependent succinate-semialdehyde dehydrogenase: protein MIHEKMLIGGKWVESKKGDVIEVINPATEEIFADVPLADKSDVEDAVNAADSAFLSWSRLSPFERGKYLRKASELVLKRSKDIARVLTMEQGKPLAEAEGEVIKSANILRYYAEEGERIYGRIIANEEPDFESMVIYQPIGVAAAISPWNYPVELLAWKVGAALAAGCTLVAKLPSETPLSPLAFIKCLVDVGLPEGVLNAVTGPGSVIGSVLISSPIVKKIAFTGSTEVGREVLKGSADTLKKVSLELGGSLPMIVCKDCNLDAAVSGAVRRSFRNMGQICIAINRIYVEREIYEEFIERFAQATKKLVIGNGLTDKCDLGPMCTLAGVKKTITHIQDAIEKGAKIVCGGKRPEGSKFEKGYFFEPTILRDVNHSMLVMQEETFGPLVGVMPFDTLDEAVELANDTRYGLAAIVFTQDISTARRLCRDIEAGNVAVNNVDAGVINAPYGGWKDSGFGFEHGPEGLYEYLHIKHIRIRYL from the coding sequence ATGATACACGAAAAAATGTTGATAGGTGGTAAATGGGTTGAATCAAAAAAGGGAGATGTTATTGAGGTTATTAACCCAGCTACTGAAGAGATATTTGCTGATGTACCACTTGCCGATAAGTCTGATGTAGAGGATGCCGTAAATGCGGCGGATTCTGCATTTTTGTCTTGGAGCCGCTTGTCGCCTTTTGAAAGAGGAAAATATTTGCGAAAGGCCAGTGAACTGGTTCTAAAGCGTTCTAAAGATATAGCTAGAGTTCTTACCATGGAGCAGGGCAAACCACTTGCTGAAGCAGAAGGGGAGGTAATAAAAAGTGCTAATATTCTCCGCTACTACGCTGAAGAAGGAGAGAGGATATATGGCCGCATCATTGCTAATGAGGAACCTGACTTTGAAAGCATGGTTATATATCAGCCTATTGGTGTAGCAGCGGCTATATCTCCGTGGAACTATCCTGTCGAGCTTTTGGCCTGGAAGGTGGGAGCGGCATTGGCTGCTGGTTGTACGCTTGTAGCCAAGCTTCCATCTGAAACTCCTCTTTCTCCTTTAGCGTTTATTAAATGCCTTGTTGATGTTGGGCTTCCTGAGGGTGTTCTTAATGCTGTTACAGGACCTGGTTCTGTGATTGGTTCCGTATTAATCAGCAGTCCTATTGTTAAAAAAATTGCCTTTACCGGTTCTACAGAAGTTGGTCGAGAGGTTTTAAAAGGTAGTGCTGATACCCTTAAAAAGGTTTCTTTGGAATTAGGTGGTAGCTTGCCGATGATTGTGTGTAAAGATTGTAATCTAGATGCTGCTGTTTCGGGGGCAGTTAGGCGTTCCTTCCGCAATATGGGACAGATCTGCATAGCCATTAATAGAATATATGTGGAGCGTGAGATATACGAGGAGTTTATAGAAAGGTTTGCGCAAGCTACTAAAAAGCTTGTAATAGGAAATGGTTTAACTGATAAATGTGATTTGGGGCCAATGTGTACTCTGGCAGGAGTAAAAAAGACTATAACCCATATACAGGATGCTATTGAAAAAGGGGCAAAGATTGTATGTGGAGGCAAAAGGCCAGAAGGTTCCAAATTCGAAAAAGGATATTTCTTCGAGCCTACGATATTGCGTGATGTGAATCACAGCATGCTAGTTATGCAGGAAGAGACTTTTGGTCCCTTAGTGGGTGTTATGCCTTTTGATACGCTGGACGAAGCCGTAGAATTGGCCAACGATACACGATATGGGTTGGCAGCAATAGTGTTTACTCAAGATATCAGTACTGCAAGGCGTCTGTGCCGAGATATTGAGGCTGGTAATGTAGCGGTGAATAATGTGGATGCTGGAGTAATAAATGCGCCCTACGGAGGTTGGAAAGACAGCGGATTTGGTTTTGAGCATGGTCCTGAAGGATTATACGAATATCTGCATATAAAACATATAAGGATACGATATTTATAA
- a CDS encoding dimethylsulfonioproprionate lyase family protein, whose product MKYVVNVQSKQPDIDPRSLRARVKDRDKAVLRDTYFLIDPEESPSRRLKMGYTIIYPTGTTTGHSHNEEEVYYVISGEGVMVVGEDEFPIKAGDALYVPPREFHTTYQKGNMPLVVLWVTGKLDPEECEK is encoded by the coding sequence ATGAAATACGTGGTTAATGTTCAATCAAAACAACCTGATATTGACCCGCGGTCTCTTAGGGCTAGAGTGAAGGATCGCGATAAGGCGGTCTTAAGAGATACTTATTTTCTTATAGATCCTGAGGAATCCCCATCTCGAAGGCTTAAAATGGGTTATACCATTATTTATCCTACCGGGACGACTACAGGTCATTCCCATAATGAAGAGGAAGTCTATTATGTCATTTCTGGTGAGGGAGTAATGGTTGTAGGGGAAGATGAGTTTCCTATAAAAGCCGGCGATGCGTTGTATGTGCCTCCACGAGAATTTCATACTACCTATCAGAAAGGAAATATGCCTTTGGTTGTTTTATGGGTAACAGGAAAACTGGATCCGGAGGAATGCGAAAAATGA
- a CDS encoding carbohydrate ABC transporter permease, giving the protein MFHLIIILCGLIMLYPLLWMLSSSFKPDVEIFQSASFIPKKFTINNYIYGWKGVSGVSFGKFFLNSLFIASISIIANIISCSMAAYAFAKLDFKFKNLFFSIMMITLMLPFHVRLIPQYIVFNKIGWVNTYLPLTVPKFFAVEGFFIFMLVQFMRTISNELLEAPRIDGCGTFSIYINFIMPLSMPALVTVAIFTFIWTWNDFFSQMIYISAPKKFTVSLALRMFVDATGTSSWGALFAMSCLSLLPLLLIFIFFQRYLIEGIMTGSIKG; this is encoded by the coding sequence ATGTTTCATCTCATAATTATATTGTGTGGTTTAATTATGCTTTATCCACTTTTGTGGATGCTGAGTTCTTCCTTTAAACCAGATGTAGAAATATTTCAAAGTGCTAGTTTTATCCCCAAAAAGTTTACTATAAATAATTACATCTATGGGTGGAAAGGTGTGTCAGGCGTAAGTTTTGGTAAATTTTTCCTAAATTCGCTCTTTATAGCGTCGATAAGTATTATTGCAAATATCATATCGTGTTCTATGGCTGCATATGCATTTGCCAAACTTGATTTTAAATTTAAAAATTTATTTTTTTCAATTATGATGATAACTCTTATGTTGCCGTTTCATGTTAGGTTAATCCCACAATATATTGTGTTTAATAAAATAGGTTGGGTTAATACTTATTTGCCATTAACTGTACCTAAGTTTTTCGCAGTAGAAGGATTTTTCATATTTATGCTTGTACAGTTTATGCGTACTATTTCAAATGAATTGTTAGAGGCTCCTAGGATTGATGGTTGTGGAACATTTTCCATATATATTAACTTTATTATGCCTTTATCGATGCCGGCTTTGGTTACCGTAGCTATTTTTACTTTCATTTGGACCTGGAATGACTTTTTCTCTCAAATGATATATATAAGTGCTCCAAAGAAGTTTACAGTTTCACTTGCGTTACGGATGTTTGTAGATGCGACGGGTACTAGTTCGTGGGGAGCCCTATTTGCTATGTCTTGTCTTTCCTTGTTACCTTTATTACTAATTTTTATATTTTTCCAGCGTTATTTAATAGAAGGTATAATGACAGGAAGTATAAAAGGGTAA
- a CDS encoding HAD-IA family hydrolase, translating into MSNLMGTQNKLKALIFDCDGVIAETERDGHRVAFNRAFKEAGLDVEWNIEEYGELVKIAGGKERMKAYFQRHPDIYPPERFNDEFINKLHKRKTEIFMDMSAKGELPIRPGIRRIIDEAHERGIILAVCSTSNEKSVVSLLQAVLGSQRLNWFNGIFAGDIVKAKKPAPDIYNLVKERFNLKGSECFVVEDSRNGLLAAKAAGMHCLITISFYSQHEDFSEADLVVSSLGEPDLPVKVIKGHPNIDVSSTKYINIDTLEKML; encoded by the coding sequence TTGAGTAATTTGATGGGCACTCAAAATAAGCTTAAGGCTTTAATTTTTGACTGCGATGGGGTGATAGCAGAGACCGAAAGGGATGGCCATAGAGTGGCGTTTAACAGGGCCTTTAAAGAAGCTGGGCTTGATGTTGAGTGGAATATAGAGGAATACGGGGAGCTTGTCAAAATTGCGGGTGGTAAAGAGAGGATGAAGGCATATTTTCAAAGACATCCTGATATTTACCCGCCAGAACGTTTTAATGATGAATTTATAAATAAGTTACATAAGCGAAAAACTGAAATATTTATGGATATGAGCGCCAAAGGGGAGCTACCTATAAGGCCCGGAATTAGGCGAATAATTGATGAGGCCCATGAAAGAGGTATTATTTTGGCGGTTTGCTCTACTTCTAATGAAAAAAGTGTGGTATCGCTTTTACAGGCTGTCTTGGGTTCACAACGTTTGAACTGGTTTAATGGTATTTTTGCTGGTGATATTGTAAAAGCTAAAAAACCAGCTCCTGATATCTATAATCTGGTGAAAGAAAGATTTAACCTAAAGGGTTCAGAATGTTTTGTTGTAGAGGATAGCAGGAATGGTTTGCTGGCTGCGAAGGCAGCGGGGATGCATTGTCTAATAACAATAAGCTTTTATTCGCAACACGAGGATTTTTCAGAAGCCGATTTAGTTGTCTCGTCACTTGGTGAACCCGATTTGCCAGTAAAGGTTATAAAGGGGCATCCAAATATAGATGTTTCGTCAACAAAATATATCAATATAGATACTTTGGAAAAAATGTTGTAA
- a CDS encoding class II fructose-bisphosphate aldolase: MGYVNLKEMLLDAKKNGYAVGAFNIVDYATMAAVIKAAENKKSPVIIQTSAKTVSLYGYKSIVAWVKALAVDSAVPVALHLDHCKDLDMIKNCIEAGWSSVMIDASSLPLEENIELTKKVVAMAKPKNVTVEGELGVIAGVEDDIFVKDSQSYLADPDTCEKYVNATGVDVLAPAIGTAHGLYRRQPNVNFNLLSEIARRVDVPLAIHGGTGLSEEILKKCIANGGSKINVSTELKYIFRNSIEEYYKANPDDYEPVKMIKYLEQNITKRIEDFIDIFGSTNRVL; encoded by the coding sequence ATGGGATACGTAAATTTAAAAGAAATGCTCTTGGATGCTAAAAAAAATGGATATGCTGTAGGTGCTTTTAACATAGTTGATTATGCAACAATGGCAGCTGTTATCAAGGCTGCTGAAAACAAAAAATCCCCTGTTATTATACAAACATCAGCAAAGACAGTATCGTTATATGGATATAAATCCATAGTTGCTTGGGTTAAAGCTTTAGCTGTCGATTCAGCCGTGCCAGTTGCTTTACATCTTGATCACTGCAAAGATTTAGACATGATTAAAAATTGTATTGAAGCCGGTTGGAGTTCTGTTATGATCGATGCTTCTTCTTTGCCATTAGAAGAAAATATTGAGCTGACAAAAAAAGTAGTAGCCATGGCTAAGCCTAAGAATGTGACTGTTGAAGGCGAGCTTGGAGTTATAGCAGGAGTGGAAGATGATATATTTGTAAAGGATTCCCAAAGTTATTTAGCGGATCCTGATACATGCGAAAAATATGTAAATGCTACTGGGGTGGATGTCCTGGCTCCTGCTATAGGTACGGCGCATGGTTTGTATCGTAGGCAGCCAAATGTAAACTTTAATCTTTTAAGCGAAATTGCGCGGCGGGTCGATGTTCCTTTGGCAATTCATGGGGGTACTGGGCTTTCGGAAGAGATACTCAAAAAATGTATAGCTAATGGCGGAAGTAAAATAAATGTTTCAACAGAACTCAAGTACATTTTTCGTAATTCCATTGAAGAATATTATAAAGCTAATCCTGATGATTATGAACCTGTTAAGATGATTAAATATTTAGAACAAAACATAACTAAGCGAATTGAGGATTTTATAGACATATTTGGCAGCACAAATAGGGTGCTTTAA
- a CDS encoding VOC family protein codes for MNILRQRAILTRCLNPPRKFERKECCAVIEGLYHIGVYTKNIERSMEFYIEILGFDKEWQGIVNHPTMGKIPVAVVKKGNCIIELVQPSDAKLVSQQAGPVQHVALRVSDIDKVVKLLKSKGVNFTPDYIEEIPTFWNGIRHTFIYGPSGERIELVEEL; via the coding sequence ATGAATATTTTGAGGCAACGCGCCATTTTGACGCGTTGCCTCAATCCTCCTAGAAAATTTGAGAGAAAGGAATGCTGTGCTGTGATTGAAGGTCTATATCACATAGGAGTTTATACCAAGAATATCGAACGTTCAATGGAATTCTATATTGAAATACTTGGGTTTGATAAGGAATGGCAAGGGATTGTTAACCACCCCACAATGGGGAAAATACCAGTTGCTGTGGTAAAAAAGGGTAATTGCATTATCGAGTTGGTTCAACCATCGGATGCCAAATTGGTATCTCAACAGGCTGGCCCTGTACAGCACGTAGCTTTGAGAGTATCAGATATAGATAAGGTTGTAAAATTGCTTAAATCTAAGGGTGTAAATTTTACTCCTGATTATATAGAGGAAATACCTACTTTTTGGAATGGCATAAGACACACTTTTATATATGGTCCCAGTGGAGAGCGTATAGAACTTGTTGAAGAATTGTAG
- a CDS encoding RNA polymerase sigma factor, whose translation CSVFKDHSPTALPRAANYILPNHLTFVNTLFLSLARVKEGDKQAFEQLYNEYAKYAIRTAFAITKNSTGVSDVVQEAFIITKVIL comes from the coding sequence CTGTTCAGTTTTCAAGGACCATTCCCCCACCGCCCTCCCCAGAGCGGCGAATTATATACTACCAAATCATCTTACCTTTGTCAATACCCTTTTTTTGTCCCTTGCCAGGGTTAAAGAAGGTGACAAACAAGCCTTTGAACAGCTTTATAACGAATACGCAAAATATGCTATACGTACGGCATTTGCCATCACCAAAAACAGCACCGGTGTGTCCGATGTTGTTCAAGAAGCCTTTATAATCACAAAAGTAATCTTATAG